A segment of the Cricetulus griseus strain 17A/GY chromosome 6, alternate assembly CriGri-PICRH-1.0, whole genome shotgun sequence genome:
ctgtccgtctgtcggtctgtccatccatctgtccatccatccatccatccatccatccatccatctcagGCACTTTCCTGTTCCTATgataaaacgccatgaccaaggcaacttatagaagagtttatttgggcttacagttccagagggtcagagtccatgatggtgaAGAAAAGGTATGCGGGCAGccgcaggaagctgagagctcacatctcgaGCCTCAAgcacaaaaagagaaatgaactcaaaatggcatgagtctttaaactctcaaagccaggTGACACACCTCCAATAAGGCCACCTAAGCCTCTTTAACAGTGTCACCAACTGGGCACCAAGTATTCAGATGTCTGAGACTATGAGGGACAGCTGATTCAAACCACTAACTCTCTTTTCCTGTTAtttgctatttattctttttctttgacttgatttatacttaataaactcactTATTCAAAACCAAAAGTATGTCTATTATTGATCATTCACCAGACCAGACAGAACAACTTATCTAGAGTTCAATATGAGGGAGCTCATGCCTTGTTGCCACACCCAGGAGGGCAGACGTGATGGCTCTCTCATCCACATGCTTGGTCTGAATTAAACACtctagaagaggaggaggtgcctagtctagCTCAGCTGCATGCAGCTGGGTTTTTCAAGGACCCCACACTGAGGGTGTATACTGGCCTAACCCCAGCAAGGATGGGACAGAGTCAGGACACAAGCTGGGTCCTTCTTTCTGAAGGACAAGGAGACTTTGCTCCATATAACATAGAAACTTATATTTGAACACCTTCCACAACCCTATTAGGTGGGCACTATGATGCCTGTGTTATAGGTAGAAGCAACAAGGATCAGAGAAGTGATGGGCTAAGAAAGGCCTGGAAGCTGGTGCAAGGTGTCCCTGCCTCTGGAGCCTGGGCTGGTCTGCTGTGGCTAGAGCCAATAGGACCTGAGTTGGCTACTTGTCCTTGAGTTTCTGGGATGGTCCTGGACCTTTATGCATAGGCTTCGTGTCATGCATAGGGCCCAGCTTGTAGCCTAACTCTGTCCCATCCTTGGCTGGAGTGAGACCAGTCTCCATGCGTTGCTGGGCAGACAGACAAACCATAACCCCAATGTGATGATCCCCAGATGGTTACCTCTCACTCTTCAGCCAACACCGAGTGTCTTCCCACCATCAGCCTAGGGCCAGGGAACCTCAGAAGTGCTGTGGGCATCAGAGTTCCAGCCACAGAAGGCCTCTCTCAAGCTCCCCATGCTCAACAAGGCCTCTCTGGCTGCCCTCTGGGGTACATTCTGGGATGcacccctcttctctcctttcccatgAACTAGCAACTGATGCTTCATCCTTCCTACAGGACAGTCTCTCACCCTCAGCTTCTCATGTGTGTGCTTTCTTCATGAGCCAACCCCTCCAGGCTTGGGTCCTACAGCACCTCTCTATACAGTTGTGGTCATTTATGTCATTTTCCCTTAATCTGTCGGGAAACTTGATCTTCCTGATGGTTGGGGACAGGTCAGCTTCAGTTTGTAGTGTGCCCAACTCTGGCAGAGTCAGGAGCTCAGTGGCTCTATACAGGTACTTAAGTCCTTTGTACAGTTCCAAGTACCAGGGGCAACCTCCAAAAGGCAGTTCTGTTCCCAATTAATTAATTGCCCATCTCTATAATGGAAAGCCAATTTCACAAACAGCCACTCAATTGCACCACATTTCATTACAGTAAACAACACTGCattaaaaaaaggaggaggagaaaagaagaaaaggaagaagaaagaaggaggaggaggaggaggaggaggaggaggaggaggaagaagaagaagaagaagaagaagaagaagaagaagaagaagaagaagaagaagaagaagaagaagaagaagaagaagaagaagaagaagaagaagacgacgaCTACCCAAGGGGTTAGTTGAGCTTGTCCTAGAGACCCAGCATAGGGTACTTGTGGGTCCAGGTTCCCACTGCCCAGCTATGGGAACAGAAGGGCTACTAAAGGTGTGGACTGGTCAAGAGTGCAACTGgaaaaagcaggttaatttagGGTCCCTCTCTGCCAGGGTCAGAGGCCAGGGCGAGAGGCCTCTGCTGAGTCTAGAATTatggactacatttcccagagtccttcaGAGCCGGAGGACCAGCCATTGGCAGATTTAAATAGCCCAGGGCCGAGGCAGCCAGGCCTCAGCTGTGGACTCATCCGCCTCTCGGGTGGCTCTATTGGCTCTGGCCCCGCAAGGGTAGGCTCCATTGGTTGCCCAGCTGGCACTGACGTCCCCTCTTAGCCGGGTGGCAGTCGGAGGTAAATAGCCATGTGCAATCCTCCTCTCTATATTTAACAGCTGCTACAGAGAAGGTGGCGGCTCTTGTCTTCTGGAGAAGGCCCTTGCAACTGGGCTGGGACTGGCCTTCTCAGAGTGAGTGAGGTCACCATGCCAGCTTCCCAGAGCCGGGCCCGTGCCAGGGACCGCAACAATGTTCTCAATCGGGCTGAGTTCCTGTCCCTGAACCAGCCCCCCAAGGGGACCCAAGAGCCCAGAAGCTCAGGTAGGAAGGCCTCAGGGCCCTCGACACAGCCCCCACCCTCTGGCGACGGGGCCCGGGAGCGTCGCCAGTCGCAGCAGCTGCCCGAGGAGGACTGCATGCAGCTGAACCCCTCATTCAAGGGCATCGCCTTCAACTCCCTCCTGGCCATTGACATCTGCATGTCCAAGCGACTAGGGGTGTGTGCCGGTCGGGCTGCATCCTGGGCCAGTGCCCGCTCCATGGTCAAGCTCATCGGCATCACGGGCCACGGCATCCCTTGGATCGGGGGTACCATCCTCTGCCTGGTGAGAAGCAGCACCCTGGCCGGCCAGGAGGTGCTTATGAACCTGCTGCTAGGTGAGTGTGCCTGCTGGCCACCTGTCATCTGGCCTCGCTGAGCCCTTTGGGAGgacctggccccaccccttccAATATCAGCAGGCTCTCTGAAAAACCAAGGAACTCATCTAATGAGGTTAGGCAGGAAGGGTGCCCCAGAAACAGACAAGCCTCTAGTGTGGTGAGGCAAGGGCCCCCTGCAAACTGGGGGCCTTGAGCAGACAGAGACCAGCAGGcacctgtgggggggggggcagttctcTGCACGGGGTTGCTGCCCGGACAGAGTACAAAGAAGCCGAGGCTATGGGTTAAATTCAAGGGTTCTGCTGAGTGACCTAGTGTGTTGTCACTGTCAGGTCATTGTTCCCGACCACATTCAGACAATACTGAACTGCTCCCCATTGTCCCCTCCTCCGTGCTCAGTTCAGAGACCCTACAGATTGCCCAGGGTTTTTCTACAGTCTGAAGGTTGAAGGGACCCATCTGAGGTCCCCTACTTACCCACCCTGATCCTATTGGAGTACTAGCTTGCCCCTTCCCCAGGATGGCTCTGGAGAAAGGAGCATGGTAGTCAGTTTCCTTTGCCAAAGTCTTTGCCACTAGCCCTTCAGGTTAGCACTGCCATGTGCCAGTTGCCATGTGGCACCCATGTGGAAAGTAAACCATCCCTTCTACCTGGAGATGATACCCAGCCCCCACCCAGCTCATCCTCCTGGCACCTCCGGGTCCCTAGTGTGTTCTGGGAGCCTTTGCTCTCCTCCTCTGAGCCAGGCCCATGCCTGGGTAAAACAGTTGGCATCTCTGGTTCTAGAAGGAGTTTCAGTGAAAACTCGGGTGCCCCAGAAACGGACAAGCCTCTGGTGTGGTGAGGCAAGGGACCCCTACAAACTGGGGGGGCTTGAGCATGTAGGGGTACCTCTGGGGCCATGGCATCTACATGGAGTGTGGTCTCCAGCATTTCAGCCTAGTGGGAGAAAACTGAGAAATAACAAGGCAGGCAGCTGGGGCTCAGCTGTTAGAGTGCTTGTCTACCATACACAAAGCCACGGGTCCCATGCTCAGTACCACATCAAGCCTGCTACAGTGCCATGTGCCCAAATCCTAGCACTCACAAGGAAGACAcaagaagatcacaagttcaaagccattcttGGCTATATAGTTTGAGGCTTACCTGAGCTacgtgagactctgtttcaaaacactgACAAGCTGGTCATGATAGCATATGtttttaatcccaaaacttggaaggcagaagcaggtgagtctctgtgagttcaaggccagcctcatctacaaagcatgttccaggctagccaatagccaaggctatatagtgagaccctgtctttaaaaaaaaaaaaattaacaaaatagccAGGTTGGTTTTGGCCCCAAAGTCCAGATCTCACCTGGACCCAGTCACCTCCTC
Coding sequences within it:
- the Plpp7 gene encoding inactive phospholipid phosphatase 7, encoding MPASQSRARARDRNNVLNRAEFLSLNQPPKGTQEPRSSGRKASGPSTQPPPSGDGARERRQSQQLPEEDCMQLNPSFKGIAFNSLLAIDICMSKRLGVCAGRAASWASARSMVKLIGITGHGIPWIGGTILCLVRSSTLAGQEVLMNLLLALLLDIMTVAGVQKLIKRRGPYETSPGLLDYLTMDIYAFPAGHASRAAMVSKFFLSHLVLAVPLRVLLVLWAFCVGLSRVMIGRHHITDVISGFIIGYFQFRLVELVWMSSNTCQMLISAW